One genomic region from Paramormyrops kingsleyae isolate MSU_618 chromosome 24, PKINGS_0.4, whole genome shotgun sequence encodes:
- the LOC111843435 gene encoding stonustoxin subunit beta-like, which yields MPENSRQLTLDPNTAHRELSMSEGNRKATRGAERQPYPDHPGRFDWWEQVLCRESLTGRCYWEWSGDGAWIGMTYKGIRRKGLSVDSRLGRNDKSWILRCDPRSYSVQHNNKRTDIPIWASGSRRVGVYLDWGAGALSFYRVSSDGLTLLRTVTSSFTEPLFPGFGVHFNSSVSLCMLG from the exons atgcCAGAAA actcccGCCAGCTGACACTGGAtcccaacacagcacacagagaaCTCTCTATGTCAGAAGGGAACAGGAAGGCGACACGGGGAGCAGAGcggcagccatatcctgatcatccagggAGATTTGACTGGTGGGaacaagttctgtgcagagagagtctgactggtcgctgttactgggagtggagtggagatggagcCTGGATAGGaatgacttataaaggaatcaggaggaaaggattAAGTGTCGACTCTCGGTTGGGACGCAATGACAAGTCCTGGATTCTGCGCTGTGATCCTCGCAGTTACTCTGTCCAGCACAATAATAAACGGACTGACATACCCATTTGGGcatcaggctcccgcagagtaggagtgtatctggactggggggctggtgctctgtccttctacagagtctcctctgatggactgaccctcctgcgCACggtcacctcctcattcactgaacccctctttccagGGTTTGGGGTTCATTTTAACTCCTCAGTGTcgctgtgcatgctgggatag
- the aasdhppt gene encoding L-aminoadipate-semialdehyde dehydrogenase-phosphopantetheinyl transferase — translation MESARWAFRCGSWTPSSGQWLFAARCIQREEKERIGRFMFARDAKFAMAGRLLMRKLISEKMAVPWNEVCLERTPKGKPFLARPAPPSATRSYSFNISHQGDFAVLAAERGLQVGVDVMKTSRPGSGSVPHFFHIMRRQFTDHEWAVIQGAGSEWTQLDMFYRHWALKESFIKAVGVGVGFNLQRVEFHISPVRMQEGQVYRHTRMCLDSEEEDPDWVFEESLLDQDHHVAVGLGKMEQSAGSVAHEDDWTSKISPPQQFTLLTFDDLISGAVPLADEDVQYWEDFQKKVDAPPQPAGPSH, via the exons ATGGAGAGCGCGCGCTGGGCTTTCCGCTGCGGCTCGTGGACGCCGAGCTCGGGCCAATGGCTGTTCGCCGCTCGCTGCATTCAGCGCGAGGAGAAAGAGCGAATCGGGCGGTTCATGTTCGCCAGAGACGCCAAGTTCGCCATG GCAGGCCGGCTGCTGATGAGAAAGCTAATCTCTGAGAAGATGGCTGTGCCCTGGAATGAGGTTTGCCTTGAGAGGACGCCCAAAGGGAAGCCCTTCCTGGCGCGCCCTGCCCCTCCCAGCGCCACCCGCAGCTACAGCTTTAACATCTCACACCAGGGGGACTTCGCCGTCCTGGCTGCAGAGCGTGGGCTGCAGGTGGGCGTGGACGTCATGAAGACCAGCCGGCCAG GTAGTGGTTCTGTGCCACACTTCTTCCACATCATGAGGAGACAGTTTACTGACCATGAATGGGCGGTCATCCAGGGGGCGGGGTCAGAGTGGACCCAACTGGATATGTTCTACAGACACTGG GCCCTGAAAGAGAGCTTTATTAAGGCTGTTGGAGTTGGTGTGGGGTTCAACCTGCAGAGGGTGGAGTTCCACATCTCGCCCGTGCGCATGCAGGAGGGCCAGGTGTACCGACATACCAGGATGTGCCTGGATTCCGAGGAGGAAGATCCTGATTGGGTGTTTGAG GAGAGTCTGCTGGACCAGGACCACCATGTGGCTGTTGGACTCGGGAAGATGGAGCAATCTGCCGGAAGTGTAGCTCAT GAGGATGACTGGACCTCCAAGATCTCCCCGCCCCAGCAGTTCACCCTGCTGACCTTTGACGACCTCATCTCCGGAGCCGTTCCCCTGGCGGATGAGGATGTACAGTACTGGGAGGATTTCCAGAAGAAGGTGGACGCCCCGCCCCAGCCTGCTGGCCCCTCTCACTGA